GAGGGCCACCCGCTCCGGCCGCGAACTCGCCCTCACGCTCCGGGAGTTCGACCTCCTCGCGTACTTCCTGGAACGGCCCGGCGCCGCGCACACCAGGGAAGAGCTGATGAAGCGGGTCTGGGGCTGGGACTTCGGTGACCTGTCCACGGTCACGGTCCACGTCCGGCGGCTGCGCGCCAAGATCGAGGACGATCCGGCGCGGCCCCGGCTCATCCAGACCGTATGGGGCGTCGGATACCGCTTCGAGCCCCGGAAGGACGGGGGAGCGGCATGAAGAAGGACGAGGGAGCGGCATGAAGGACGTCCTGCTGATCGCCGGTTTCGCCCTGGCGGGAGCCGTCTGCGCCGGTCTCGCCGGAGCGCTCGTCCTCCGTCTCGTACGGCACCGTTCGGTCGCGGTCTCGTTGGCGGTGGTCGCGGCCGTCACGGTGACGGCGATGCTCGCCGGGACGCTCGCCGTCGCGCAGGCGATGTTCCTGTCCGCGCACGACCTGTGGGTGGTGACCGTCGTCGTGGCCATGGCGGCCCTCGTCTCGCTCGGTACGGCCCTCGTCCTGGGCCGCTGGGTGGTGGGCCGCAGCCGGGCCCTCGCCCGCGCCGCCCGCGACTTCGGCGACGGCGGCCGCTTCTCCGCCCCCGACGGCGCCGCCACCGCGGAACTCGCCGCGCTCAGCCGTGAACTGGCGGCGACCAGTGCCAAGCTCGACGCCTCCCGCAGGCGCGAGCGTTCCCTGGAGGCGTCGCGCCGCGAGCTCGTCGCCTGGATCTCCCACGACCTGCGCACCCCGCTGGCGGGGCTGCGGGCCATGGCGGAGGCCCTGGAGGACGGCATGGCCGACGACCCCGCCCGCTACCACCGGCAGATCCGCACCGAGGTCGAGCGCCTGACCGCCATGGTCACCGACCTCTTCGAACTCTCCCGCATCCACGCCGGCGCCCTGATCCTCAGCCCGAGCCGCATGTCCGTGTACGACCTGGTCGGCGATGCCCTGAGCGGCGCCGACCCGCTGGCCCGCGAGCACGGGGTACGGCTCGTGGGGGAGGAGGTGGCGGCCGTCCCCGTCGAGGTGGACGGCAAGGAGATGACCCGGGTCCTCGCGAACCTCCTCGTCAACGCGATCCGTCACACGCCGGCCGACGGCACCGTCGCGGTCGCGGCCGAGCACCGCGAGGACGCCGTCGTCCTGTCCGTCACCGACGGCTGCGGCGGCATCCCCGACGAGGACCTCACCCGCGTCTTCGACACCGGCTGGCGCGGCACCGAGGCCCGCACCCCGCCGGCCGGTGCCGGACTGGGCCTCGCCATCGTCCGCGGCATCGTCGAGGCCCACGCGGGCCGCGCCGAGGTCCGCAACGTCCCCGGCGGCTGCCGCTTCGAGGTCACCCTGCCGGCGGCGGCGGGCTGACCCCGGTCAGACGAGGGCCGCCGAGGCCCGCTGTTCCGCCCGGGCGAACTCCGTCATGCCCTCGGCGAAGCCGACCGCGGGCCGCCAGCCCAGCTCCTTCCGCAGCAGGGACGAGTCGGCGGTGACGTGCCGGACGTCGCCGAGCCGGTACTCGCCCGTGACCACGGGCTCGGGGCCACCGCACGCCCGGGCGAGCGCGAGGGCCATGCCGCCCACGGTGTGCGGTTCCCCGCTGCCGGTGTTGTACGTGCTGAGCGCGCCGGCCGGCAGACCGTCGACGGCCTCCAGCGCGACCAGGTTGGCCGCCGCCACGTCCCGTACGTGCACGAAGTCCCGCCGCTGGCCCCCGTCCTCGAACACGCGGGGCGCCTCGCCCCGGGCGAGGGCCGAGCGGAAGAGGGAGGCCACCCCGGCGTACGGGGTGTCGCGGGGCATCCCGGGCCCGTACACGTTGTGGTAGCGCAGCGAGACCGCCGTGCCGTTCACCGCACGGGCCCACGCCGCCGCCAGGTGCTCCTGGGCGAGCTTCGTCGTGGCGTACACGTTCCGGGGATCGACCGGCGCGTCCTCGCCGACCAGGCCGGGAGCGAGTGCGGCGCCGCAGGCGGGACAGCGCGGTTCGAAGAGGCCGGCGGCGAGGTCCTCGGGGCGGCGGGCACAGGGCCGTACGACACCGTGCACGGGGCAGTCGTACCGCCCCTCCCCGTACACGACCATCGATCCGGCGAGGACGAGTCGCCGCACGCCGGCGTCCGCCATCGCGGCGAGCAGGACGGCCGTGCCGAGGTCGTTGCAGCCCACGTACTCCGGGGCGTCCGCGAAGTCCTTGCCGAGACCGACCATGGCGGCCTGGTGGCACACCGCGTCGACCCCGCGCAGTGCGGCTCCGACCGCCGGCGGATCCCTGACGTCCGCGTGGCGGAACTCCACGGCGGGCACCTCGGGGGTCACGGGGTGTGCGCTGGGCAGCAGGGCGTCGAGAACCACCGGCTCGTGCCCGGCCTTCGTGAGGGCGGTGACGATGTGCGAGCCGATGAACCCGGCTCCTCCTGTGACGAGTACACGCATGAGCCCGACGCTACGGACCGGCGCCGGGATCAGGAGGCGCCCGCGCCGCACCGTAAGACTTCCGTCATCCCGGTGGGGCACCCGCGGGCGAGGTTCACGCCGTGCCGCCGCCACGAGACCGCGAAATCAGAACGGATCACCAGGAGCCCCGTCGCCCTCGACGTCGGCCACCGTCCTGCGCCTGCCGGTCAGGCCGTGCTGTTCTCCGTACGGGCGGGGAGCCGTCCCGCGGCTTCGAGCCGGGTCAGCCGCCGGTGCTCCCGGTCGGCCCAGCGCCGGACCCGGTCGGGTTCCAGCGGGGTGCCGTGGCCGACGTGAAGTCTGGTCGGGTTCAGGGCGAGCATGTTCCGCAGGCTGGCGAGGTTGTGCAGCGGGTCGTCGTGGAAGGGAGGGTTGGCGGGGCGGCCCCGGACGAGACCGAAGAGGGAGCCGGCGATCAGGTCGCCGGCGACGAGGTCGCCTTGGTCGGTGAGGACGGAGATCGATCCGGCGGTGTGCCCGGGGGTGGGCATGATGCGCGCCGCGATCCCGAAGTCCTCCAGGCCGGTCTCGCCGGTCACGAGCACGTCGGGCTCGAACGGTTCCACCTGGACGTGCAGGTTCTTGTTCCTGGCCATGAGGCGGCCCATCGGTCCGGTGGGCCGGTAGGGTTCGCGGGCCCGGCCGGTGCGGTAGGGGCCGAGGTCGGCGATGTGTCCCGCCACGGGAGCCCCGGTCAGGCGGTGCAGTTCGGCGGCGGAGCCGAAGTGGTCGATGTGGCCGTGGGTGATGACGATCAGCGACACGTCGCCGGGGTCCACCCCGTGGGCGGCGACCTGCTCGTAGATCCTTCGGCCGCTGCCGGGCGTTCCCGCGTCGACGATGACGGGCCGATGGCCGAGGAGCAGATAGGCGTTGATGTTGTGCCGGCCCATGACCGGGAGGGGAACGACCTTGGTTCGGGACACGGTTCTCTCCTTGGGCATGACTGTCTTCCGCCGCGCGGCTGTCCGCGAGCGGGAGGGGGAGTACGGCGGGGTTCAGCGGAAGCGGCGCCGGTACTGGGCGGGGGTGGTGCCGAGACGGCGCCGGAAGGAACGGTGCAGGCTCTCCACGGAACCGAGGCCGCTGAGGGCGGCGATCTCGGGCAGGGAGCGGGCGGTGTCCTGGAGCAGCCGCCGCGCGGCCTCCAGTCGGACGGACTCGACGTACGCGGCCGGAGTGGTGCCGGTGCGCTCGCGGAACAGCCGGGAGAAGTGACGCACACTCAGGTGCAGGCGCGCGGACAGGACTTCGGCGGACAGGTCCTCGGTGAGGTGCTCACCGATCCACCTGCGCAGGTCGTCCAGCCGGTCGCCGGGCGCCGCAGGAAGCGCGAGCGGGACGCTGAACTGACTCTGGCCGCCTGCACGTTTGACGTACATGACCATCGTCCGGGCTGTGGTCAGGGCGTGTTCGGGTCCGTGGTCCTCGGTGACCATGGCCAGTGCCATGTCCATCCCCGAGGCGATGCCGGCGCAGGTCCACAGGCGGCCCTCACGGATGAAGATCGGGTCCGGATCGACGGTGACGAGCGGGTGGTCGGAGGCCAGCCGTGCGGCCGTCCGCCAGTGGGTCGTGGCGGAACGGCCGTCCAGCAGGCCGGCCGCGGCCAGCAGGTGCGCGCCCGAGCAGATGGATCCCAACCGCCCGATGCCGGGGGCCGTTTCGCGCAGCCAGTCGATGATTCCGCGGTCGAGCACCGGCTCCACCTCGTGGTCGTGCACACGGACGGCGCCCGATACGAGCAAGGTGTCCACGTCGCCGTTCACCTCGTCCAGAGTCAGGTCGGCCATCAGCCGGATCCCGCTGGAGGTGGTCACCGGCTCGCCCTG
The DNA window shown above is from Streptomyces vietnamensis and carries:
- a CDS encoding GlxA family transcriptional regulator, whose protein sequence is MLPPHRVVIAAFPGVELLNVTGPAEVFSVAARVADTARPGYTVRIATAQGEPVTTSSGIRLMADLTLDEVNGDVDTLLVSGAVRVHDHEVEPVLDRGIIDWLRETAPGIGRLGSICSGAHLLAAAGLLDGRSATTHWRTAARLASDHPLVTVDPDPIFIREGRLWTCAGIASGMDMALAMVTEDHGPEHALTTARTMVMYVKRAGGQSQFSVPLALPAAPGDRLDDLRRWIGEHLTEDLSAEVLSARLHLSVRHFSRLFRERTGTTPAAYVESVRLEAARRLLQDTARSLPEIAALSGLGSVESLHRSFRRRLGTTPAQYRRRFR
- a CDS encoding NAD-dependent epimerase/dehydratase family protein, which gives rise to MRVLVTGGAGFIGSHIVTALTKAGHEPVVLDALLPSAHPVTPEVPAVEFRHADVRDPPAVGAALRGVDAVCHQAAMVGLGKDFADAPEYVGCNDLGTAVLLAAMADAGVRRLVLAGSMVVYGEGRYDCPVHGVVRPCARRPEDLAAGLFEPRCPACGAALAPGLVGEDAPVDPRNVYATTKLAQEHLAAAWARAVNGTAVSLRYHNVYGPGMPRDTPYAGVASLFRSALARGEAPRVFEDGGQRRDFVHVRDVAAANLVALEAVDGLPAGALSTYNTGSGEPHTVGGMALALARACGGPEPVVTGEYRLGDVRHVTADSSLLRKELGWRPAVGFAEGMTEFARAEQRASAALV
- a CDS encoding MBL fold metallo-hydrolase, which produces MSRTKVVPLPVMGRHNINAYLLLGHRPVIVDAGTPGSGRRIYEQVAAHGVDPGDVSLIVITHGHIDHFGSAAELHRLTGAPVAGHIADLGPYRTGRAREPYRPTGPMGRLMARNKNLHVQVEPFEPDVLVTGETGLEDFGIAARIMPTPGHTAGSISVLTDQGDLVAGDLIAGSLFGLVRGRPANPPFHDDPLHNLASLRNMLALNPTRLHVGHGTPLEPDRVRRWADREHRRLTRLEAAGRLPARTENSTA
- a CDS encoding sensor histidine kinase; amino-acid sequence: MKDVLLIAGFALAGAVCAGLAGALVLRLVRHRSVAVSLAVVAAVTVTAMLAGTLAVAQAMFLSAHDLWVVTVVVAMAALVSLGTALVLGRWVVGRSRALARAARDFGDGGRFSAPDGAATAELAALSRELAATSAKLDASRRRERSLEASRRELVAWISHDLRTPLAGLRAMAEALEDGMADDPARYHRQIRTEVERLTAMVTDLFELSRIHAGALILSPSRMSVYDLVGDALSGADPLAREHGVRLVGEEVAAVPVEVDGKEMTRVLANLLVNAIRHTPADGTVAVAAEHREDAVVLSVTDGCGGIPDEDLTRVFDTGWRGTEARTPPAGAGLGLAIVRGIVEAHAGRAEVRNVPGGCRFEVTLPAAAG